Part of the Candidatus Aegiribacteria sp. genome, TCCCGGTGGAAACAATCACGGTTTTTCCCATGGTTCCAACGAGAATGGTATCCTGACACTGATCGATGGCCATGCATACAGGGCTGGACGCCAGAGTGCAGGACCTACCCGAAGCGTTGTTCTCTTTACTGACTTCGTAGATTTTACATGAATTCGCTCCGGCCACATAGAAGAAGGGTTTCAGGGAGGATATCTCAATATCCACAGGAGTTTCGCAGATACTGAAAAGGTCAATGAATTCCATATCCGGTACACTGAGTTCCGCTATCTGTCCCAATGCTCCAATGATGTAGACGGAGCTTTCGCTCGGACTGTATTCTATTTCGAAGTAGCCTGAAGGGGAAGGGCTGCCGATGGAGAAGCAGCCTGTCTGCTGGTACGATTCAGGATCGAAACGGAACACCTCCCCCTCTATAGTGGCTACAATGAAGCAGCCGGGAAGGGCGCACAGGGATCTGGCTCCTGAGATACCTTCAATTGTATGAACGACGGAAAGATCGGGCGGGTACATAATATGTATTCCGGTCTTCAGCGCATAATCAAATTCCGTAAGATCAGTACAGCCGAAAAGGATCAGAAGCGCTGACGCAGCAAATCCTGCCCTCCATCTGATTATCATTCTCGGTCCTTTCGTTTTCCGGTGATCTCAACTTCATTGATGCTGATAATGCAAATGTCATTACAGTTGTTCCTGAGAGAATTCACAGACTGCTGACAGAATATACATGAAGGATTATTCAGCAGTGAGAACAAGCAGGGTACCTCCGGAACTTATTTCGAGGTCAAGGGGAAAACCCTCCAGATCGACCTGATCTTCAATGGTGTATTCAGAACAGTTGTAGCAGATCAGTCTGCTTTTGTTATCTCCTATATAGCTGAGCACATAAGCATAATCGCCGTATCCGTCGGTGCAGATGTAATGGATATCTCCTACAATCGGCGCTGTCCCGACCCAACACGAATCATAAAATTCGGGAGGAAAATAGTACAGTATTGTAGCAATCTGCATTGAGTAATTTGGATTACCGAACACCGCGAACAACCGTGTTTCATTAGATATGTTTGGGATGGTTTCAATAGCCTGCAAATAGGGAAAATGAGATAATGCAGATCTGTTCATCGATGTCGTCCCGGTGGAAACAACCATGGGTTCCGCAAGAGTTCCAACGAGAATAGTATCCTGACCCTGATCGATAGCCATACATGTAGGGCTGGACAGCAGGACGCATTGCCTGCTTGCGAAATCATTCCATAAATGGATTTCGTAGATTGTGCTGGAAGTCGCTCCGGCTACATAAAAATAGTATTCTCCAACGGCAATTTCAATATCCACTGGAGTCTCGCAGACGCTGAAACTGTTCATGAACTCCATATCCGGCACATGAAACTCCAATATCTGTCCTAATGCTCCAATGATGTAGACGGAGCTCTCGCTCGGACTGTATTCTATTTCGAAGTAGCCTGAAGGGGAAGGGCTGCCGATGGTGAAGCAGCCTGTCTGCTGGTGCGATTCAAGATCGAAACGGATTACCGTACCCTCTGTGGTGGTTACAAGGAAGCAGTCGGGAATGACACACAGGGCTCTGGCTCCTGAGATATCTTCAATTGTATTGACTACGGAAAGATCGGGCGAGTACATGATATGGAGTCCCGCCTTCAGCGTATGGTCAAACTCCGTAAGATCAGTGCAGCCGCAGAGTATCAGAAACGCTGCCGCGATGAAGCCTGTGCCGGATCTTATTACCATGATAAGCCAACTGACAGGATGAAATGCCTTGCCGGAGACCATGCCCTGGGATTACCCATTGCCCCGGTGGGATTTCCGGTTGTGTTAAAAAGGGCTGTATCGTAGATATGGGCCACATTCATTCTGTTGAAAAGGTTGAATACTCCCAGAACCAGAGTCAGGTCGGTGGGGCCTATATTGAACATTCTTGAAAGGGTCAGATCAGTCTGCATGGAAAAAGGATACCTTTCAGTATTCGTTGTCACAAGCTCTGTTTCCACAGGCGGAAGTGTATACGGCATTCCGCTGCCGTATCGCCATGAGAATCCTAATCTGGTGTTTTCCAGGGGGTGGATTCCTGCCACTTCCGGACCCTCAGATTCAAAAGACCTCACCTCAAAGGATGCTGATGCCGTATGTGTCTGATCCCAGTCAAGGTAATTATCTTCATTGGAAACGTACACGATTCCTATCTGAGCGTAGTTGTACCTCTCCAGCATGGATGAATACTTGCCCTTGGCAACGGAGAGAGAATACGAGATCTGTCCTGAAATATTGCTTCCAATTCTCCGGTTGAGGGTAGTTTCAATACCTCTTACCATTCCATGGCTGTCATCGTTTGTATAAACGTAATAGGTACCTTCGCTGTGTGCTTCAGTGTTCACAAGAGCAGTGATGTCCTTGTAATAGGCAGCCAGTGAAACCTCGGTGAGTCTGTCAATAAAATGCCTTACTCCCACCTCAAAGCTCTGAGTCATCTCAGGGTCAAGGTCCGGATTGCCTGCTACTATCCTGCCATCGGCAAGATTATAGGATGTCTCAATAAAAAGACAGTTCATGGAAGGCATCTGGAAATGGTGCCCGTATGTAAGGAAGAAAATGGAATTCTCGCTGAAGGGAACGGAAAAGCCCACTCTTGGACTGATATGCCATTTTGTTTTAACCGGAATGCTCTCTCCGGCTTCGAGATCGAATATCGAGGTATTGGCATCAAACATGTCAGCCCTGAGACCGGCCGTGGTTATTACTCCTCCGGAAAACCTGTAGCTTCCCTGGAGGTAGCAGGATCCTGAATGAGGGTAAGCGTTCCACTGAGAGATGAATATGTTGTGATTGCTCTGGGCGTATACATTGTACTGATAAAGATCGTAGTAATCAGCTGATATTCCCGCCTTCAGGCGTGTTCTGGTATTGGGGTTCGAGTCAAAACCCAACATTATGCTGCTCACCGTTGCCTTGGAATCGAACCACACATTTGGATGCACCCCCGTGTGATAGAACCCCAGGGAATCCTGAATTCTTTCCTCCGGCATGTACTGGGTGAACCAGTATATGGGGTATGTGTCTTCTCCGAGATAACCCCCCTCCTGTAACCGTATACGGTTCCAGTTCTGAAACTTCATAATACCCATTGTCAGTTTAAGGACGGTTTCGCTTCCAAGCAGCTGCGTGGCATTGAATGTAATCCCGGTGGTTTCGCTGAAACGAACAGGGAGGGCGTAATCCTGACTTCTTCCCAGGTATGCATTGATTTCGCCTTCATTGATATAGGCCGGCAGGTGGAATCGTGACCAGCCCCATTCATTCCATCCCATTTCCCTGTGAGAACCAAGTCCGGTGAAAGCGAAACTGGTTTTGCTGACAGGCCTGTAGGTTATCTTGGCAACGCCGGATATGTCATTCTGCCAGTTGTTCTCCCAGCTGCCGCGGGTATCCAGAGTATCCCAGCCGCTTAAAGACATCTGCCCGGATGCGTTGAAGTTCATCTGGCCGGGGATACGGATTCCAATAAGGGGAAGAAGCATTTCTGTGATGGGTTCAGGACCCGATACCGACGCTTCAATACCGTTAAGGTTGCTTCTGCATTGCTCCACATCCGTTTCTTCCATGAAGACCTGCTCTCCGGATTCAATGGAAGCGGTAGTAATATCACCGTGGCGGGCTATCACCGTACCGTGGTAAGTATCACCACCCTCCTTTCCGATGAGATTAACAATCCCCGACATGGAATTTCCGTATTCAACACCAAGCCCTCCGGTCATCAGAGAAGCGTTTGAAATGGCACTCAGGGGTAGTTCAAGGTTGAATGTATAACTTATGGGTGAACGGATTGAGATACCGTCAAGAAGATAATCCACCTCACCTTCGCGGCCTCCCCGTATATGCATTTCACCGTGGCTGGTAACCACGCCGGGCTGGGAGGAAACAATGTCTACTATACTCCTTGAGGTCTGCGTGGATATATCAGTGAAGTCCATCATGTGCAGAGTGGTTGGAACGTCCTGAAGAATCTGGTTTCTTGATTCATGAACATGGATAACTGTTGAACCCGTTGGATCTTCAAACAGCTCGAAATCAACCCTGCTCAACTGATCGGCAACCACACGGACATTTTCCATCCTGGAAGTGGTTCTGCCCACCATGCTCGCGGTTACAGAGTAGCTGCCAGGGGAAACTCCTGCGATGATGTATTCTCCATGTGCATCCGTCATGGTGCCAAGGAAAGTATCGTCTATCATTATAGTGGCTCCGACAAGCGGGTCTCCGTCAGTATCTGAGACGATTCCGCCAACGATTCCAGTTGTATCCGCATAAGCGGAAAACGTGAGAATTAAAAGGAGGAGCAGCATCAGCACGGACGCTTTGTTCAGGAAGCTTCCTCCAGTACGAAGTAATATGGAATCTGATTCAGTCTGTTTCATCTAAACTTCTCTCTTTATGCATTGAAAACGCGTTTCCGACTCAGGATTTCAGGCTGCCATCCTGCTGTATGTCATTACAGCTCATAGAGACCTCCCTTGATGAGTGCAATGCTGGAGAGGAACCCCCCGGTAAAAAGGAGACCTCAATGAGGCTTTATACTGCACCAGGAGCATGTCCTTGAATGAAGCATCGGCATAAAACCCACACAGCTGGCTATAATCTTCGCATATTAGCGTAAAATACATCCAGTATTCTCCTCAAATCTCCGAGCATTCTATCTCAGCTGCGAGGCTCTTCTACTCGATGCATATTATCGGACAAGCACCTACCCCAATATTACTGCTGAATCGATCTTCGCGCCAGGGTGACCTGTATTACAATCATCAGTTCACCCCTGGTTAATCCGCAAATATGTTATGCTCCGGACAGAAATCAATTACATTGCAATATGTTAACTATTATGTTATGTTTCTGCCATGAAATATTATGAACTGCTTCAAATTGTTAAGAACGCGCCTGTCTTTACCACCGGATTCCTGCTGGCTGGCGATGTAAACAAAGCTGCAATTCGTTCCCAGATCTCCCGATGGGTCAGGGAAGGGAAGTTGATCATGCTTGAAAGAGGATGCTATACTATTGCACCTTCTTATTCAGGCAGGATTCCATCATCGTTTGTCATTGCTAATGCGATGAAACCGGCTTCCTATGTCAGCTGTCAGTCCGCATTGGCATGGTATGGGTTGATCCCG contains:
- a CDS encoding TonB-dependent receptor codes for the protein MKQTESDSILLRTGGSFLNKASVLMLLLLLILTFSAYADTTGIVGGIVSDTDGDPLVGATIMIDDTFLGTMTDAHGEYIIAGVSPGSYSVTASMVGRTTSRMENVRVVADQLSRVDFELFEDPTGSTVIHVHESRNQILQDVPTTLHMMDFTDISTQTSRSIVDIVSSQPGVVTSHGEMHIRGGREGEVDYLLDGISIRSPISYTFNLELPLSAISNASLMTGGLGVEYGNSMSGIVNLIGKEGGDTYHGTVIARHGDITTASIESGEQVFMEETDVEQCRSNLNGIEASVSGPEPITEMLLPLIGIRIPGQMNFNASGQMSLSGWDTLDTRGSWENNWQNDISGVAKITYRPVSKTSFAFTGLGSHREMGWNEWGWSRFHLPAYINEGEINAYLGRSQDYALPVRFSETTGITFNATQLLGSETVLKLTMGIMKFQNWNRIRLQEGGYLGEDTYPIYWFTQYMPEERIQDSLGFYHTGVHPNVWFDSKATVSSIMLGFDSNPNTRTRLKAGISADYYDLYQYNVYAQSNHNIFISQWNAYPHSGSCYLQGSYRFSGGVITTAGLRADMFDANTSIFDLEAGESIPVKTKWHISPRVGFSVPFSENSIFFLTYGHHFQMPSMNCLFIETSYNLADGRIVAGNPDLDPEMTQSFEVGVRHFIDRLTEVSLAAYYKDITALVNTEAHSEGTYYVYTNDDSHGMVRGIETTLNRRIGSNISGQISYSLSVAKGKYSSMLERYNYAQIGIVYVSNEDNYLDWDQTHTASASFEVRSFESEGPEVAGIHPLENTRLGFSWRYGSGMPYTLPPVETELVTTNTERYPFSMQTDLTLSRMFNIGPTDLTLVLGVFNLFNRMNVAHIYDTALFNTTGNPTGAMGNPRAWSPARHFILSVGLSW